One genomic region from Candidatus Glassbacteria bacterium encodes:
- the glxR gene encoding 2-hydroxy-3-oxopropionate reductase, protein MAKVGFIGVGIMGCPMTGHLIDGGHELFVNDLDPIPKGLLDAGAQTCSSAKEAAEKSDVIIIMVPDTPDVETVLFGQGGVAEGLSGGKIVVDMSSISPIDTKAFAAKINDLGCPYLDAPVSGGEVGAKAASLTIMVGGPQDAFDKVKPLFESMGKNITLVGGNGDGQTAKVANQIIVALTIEAVGEALLFASKAGADPAKVREALLGGFASSKILEIHGERMIKRTFDPGFRIELHQKDLNLALSNARKLAISLPNTATCQELFNACASRGGRDWDHSAMVRALEILASHEIGD, encoded by the coding sequence ATGGCAAAAGTAGGCTTTATCGGTGTTGGCATCATGGGGTGCCCGATGACCGGTCATCTGATCGACGGCGGCCACGAGTTGTTCGTCAACGACCTTGACCCTATCCCCAAGGGGCTTCTGGACGCCGGTGCGCAAACCTGCTCTTCGGCCAAGGAAGCGGCCGAAAAAAGCGACGTGATCATCATCATGGTTCCCGACACGCCCGATGTCGAGACGGTCCTGTTCGGCCAGGGCGGCGTCGCAGAAGGCCTGAGCGGGGGGAAGATCGTTGTCGACATGAGCTCGATTTCGCCGATCGATACCAAGGCCTTCGCCGCGAAAATCAACGACCTTGGCTGCCCCTACCTGGATGCCCCTGTCTCCGGCGGTGAGGTCGGGGCCAAGGCGGCGAGTCTGACCATCATGGTCGGCGGTCCCCAAGACGCATTCGACAAGGTCAAGCCCCTGTTCGAGTCGATGGGCAAGAACATCACCCTGGTCGGCGGCAACGGCGACGGCCAGACGGCGAAGGTCGCCAACCAGATCATCGTCGCCCTGACCATCGAGGCGGTCGGCGAGGCCCTGCTGTTTGCTTCCAAGGCCGGCGCCGATCCGGCCAAGGTGCGCGAGGCCCTGCTGGGGGGCTTCGCTTCCTCCAAGATTCTCGAGATTCACGGGGAACGCATGATCAAACGCACATTCGATCCGGGGTTCCGCATCGAGTTGCACCAGAAGGATCTGAACCTGGCCCTGTCGAACGCCCGCAAGCTGGCGATATCGCTGCCCAACACGGCGACCTGTCAGGAACTGTTCAACGCCTGCGCGTCACGGGGCGGCAGGGACTGGGACCATTCGGCCATGGTCCGGGCGCTGGAGATCCTGGCCAGCCACGAAATAGGCGATTAG
- a CDS encoding zinc-dependent alcohol dehydrogenase family protein — protein sequence MKIVQFGDFGPPGQVASWIETDEPESPGNGEVLVEVEAFPINPVDLLIISGNYASKPPLPAIPGSEGVGRVVEVGPSVEHVGAGDRVLLMGRENWVQRKLVPGEQLIKLPSGADIAQLAMLKINPATARLMLRNYVDLGPGDWVIQDAANSGVGNYLIRLAAAEGLRTVNVVRRKELIAPLKEMGGDVVLIDGKDLPQRIAAATGNAEIRLAIDAVAGDICDRLAASLAEGGTIVNYGLLSGNPCAVSPLNVVFRGITLTGFWLVKALGAMAREDIRSLYDKLVEQLVEGVLHVEIEKAYPIEDIKTALEHAGRESRNGKILVMPNGPVG from the coding sequence ATGAAAATCGTTCAATTCGGAGATTTCGGCCCCCCCGGACAGGTCGCCTCCTGGATCGAGACCGACGAGCCGGAATCGCCTGGCAACGGCGAAGTCCTGGTCGAGGTCGAGGCCTTTCCGATCAACCCCGTCGATCTCCTGATCATTTCCGGCAATTACGCCTCGAAGCCGCCGCTGCCGGCGATTCCCGGTTCTGAAGGGGTTGGCCGGGTGGTCGAGGTGGGGCCGTCCGTCGAGCATGTCGGCGCGGGCGATAGGGTGCTGCTGATGGGACGCGAGAACTGGGTTCAACGGAAGCTGGTTCCAGGGGAGCAGTTGATCAAGCTGCCGTCCGGGGCCGATATCGCGCAACTGGCGATGCTGAAAATCAATCCGGCGACGGCCCGCTTGATGCTCAGGAATTACGTCGACCTCGGTCCAGGGGATTGGGTCATCCAGGACGCGGCGAACTCCGGGGTCGGCAACTACCTGATCCGCCTTGCCGCCGCCGAGGGCCTGCGGACCGTCAACGTCGTGCGCCGCAAGGAACTGATCGCGCCGTTGAAGGAAATGGGAGGCGATGTCGTCCTGATCGACGGAAAGGACCTTCCCCAAAGGATCGCCGCGGCGACGGGCAACGCCGAGATCCGGCTCGCCATCGACGCCGTCGCCGGCGACATATGCGACAGGCTCGCGGCCTCGCTGGCCGAGGGCGGGACAATCGTCAATTACGGGCTGTTAAGCGGAAATCCTTGCGCGGTGTCGCCCTTGAACGTGGTGTTCCGGGGCATCACGCTTACCGGCTTCTGGCTGGTCAAGGCCCTGGGCGCCATGGCCCGGGAGGATATCCGGTCCCTCTACGACAAGCTTGTGGAGCAATTGGTCGAGGGCGTGCTCCACGTCGAGATCGAGAAAGCCTACCCGATCGAGGACATCAAGACGGCGCTGGAACACGCGGGCAGGGAATCCCGAAACGGCAAAATCCTGGTCATGCCCAACGGGCCTGTCGGCTGA